From Longimicrobium sp., a single genomic window includes:
- a CDS encoding DUF6973 domain-containing protein — translation MKVGTLLGLIALIACDSPAEPSAGAPDLSSSVVQQNTTRPEPPQEPTLRYDGPKYPAAVLYILYREYIHKNPGLTSLSPEDPKYQQYIERRLRQLYPDRGHSGMMREAAEQQRQNRIAWLEYERAMREYERKYGAAGEGSALPMTIEPAESCADTSLTCADASWSGQEEFAVPDDSSIPTIQMEIDSLELDPAGIEEIYYYESLAAGTYQGEPTDGGGGGGGGGGGGGGGGGGGTEIVSVGEVQFPNGNDVTPQVVPETILTTVMGLGMAGYKYFRAKQAVQRAVAKTAEFFPSFNKNDDQADAFRHIYLSVMLRRYLGKTVTKAVTDDHESNSFGATHVMDLHNNDIGRTHRYEQFRNHWLWDRWDWREWATRVRDYINYPAGNGVYIPEWQNGPTTEQAWQREASVPDAGYIYFKP, via the coding sequence ATGAAGGTGGGAACGCTTCTTGGGCTCATCGCCCTGATTGCGTGCGACAGCCCCGCTGAGCCCTCCGCCGGAGCACCGGATCTCTCCAGCTCGGTTGTCCAGCAGAATACAACCCGGCCGGAACCGCCGCAGGAACCCACACTCAGATACGACGGTCCAAAATATCCGGCGGCCGTGCTCTACATCCTGTATCGCGAGTACATCCACAAAAATCCGGGGCTCACGTCGCTTAGTCCCGAGGACCCGAAGTATCAGCAGTACATTGAACGCCGCCTTCGGCAGCTCTATCCTGACCGTGGGCACTCGGGGATGATGCGCGAAGCCGCGGAGCAGCAACGGCAAAACCGCATCGCCTGGCTTGAGTACGAGCGTGCCATGCGTGAGTACGAGAGGAAGTACGGTGCGGCCGGTGAAGGCTCGGCCCTGCCAATGACGATAGAACCCGCTGAATCGTGCGCGGACACCTCTCTCACGTGCGCCGATGCAAGTTGGTCTGGTCAGGAGGAATTCGCTGTTCCCGACGACAGCAGCATCCCCACAATTCAGATGGAGATCGACTCGCTGGAGCTTGACCCAGCGGGGATCGAGGAGATCTACTACTACGAATCGCTCGCTGCTGGCACGTACCAGGGGGAGCCGACGGACGGGGGCGGTGGTGGCGGTGGTGGCGGTGGTGGGGGTGGTGGCGGTGGGGGCGGCGGAACGGAGATTGTTTCGGTCGGGGAGGTGCAATTTCCCAATGGCAACGATGTTACCCCCCAGGTGGTCCCTGAGACCATCCTGACGACAGTGATGGGGTTGGGCATGGCCGGCTATAAGTATTTCAGGGCCAAGCAGGCGGTGCAACGTGCGGTGGCTAAGACAGCGGAGTTCTTCCCGTCGTTCAACAAAAACGATGATCAGGCTGACGCTTTCCGGCATATCTACTTGAGCGTCATGCTCAGGCGGTACCTTGGAAAAACGGTAACCAAGGCGGTGACGGATGATCACGAGAGCAACAGCTTCGGCGCAACGCACGTAATGGATCTGCACAACAATGACATTGGCCGCACGCATCGCTATGAGCAGTTCCGGAACCATTGGCTTTGGGATCGGTGGGATTGGCGCGAGTGGGCCACGCGTGTCCGGGACTATATCAACTACCCGGCCGGAAATGGAGTGTACATCCCGGAGTGGCAAAACGGCCCTACGACCGAGCAGGCCTGGCAACGTGAAGCGTCGGTGCCGGATGCGGGCTACATCTACTTCAAGCCTTGA